CCCCTGTATTCAACCAGGACGTTTACAGAGTAAGCCTTCGAGAAAACGTGCCCCCAGGCACCGTAGTGGTGCAGGTATCAGCCACTGACCAAGACGAGGGCGTCAACTCTGAAATCACTTACTCCTTCTACAGGACCGGGCAAGTCTTCAGTCTGAATTCAAAGAGCGGGGAAATTACAACTCGAAAGTCTCTGGATTTCGAAGAAATCAAGGAATATTCTATAGTGGTGGAAGGGAGGGATGGTGGAGGATTGGCTGCACAATGTACAATTGAAATTAACATTCAAGATGAAAATGACAACCGTCCAGAAGTTACATTCCATTCTCTAGCGGAAATGATTCTGGAAAACGCACGGCCAGGAACGCTAATTGCTTTGATCAAAATACATGATCGAGATTCCGGGGAGAACGGGGAGGTTAATTGTCGATTAGAGGGTGAAGTTCCTTTTCAGATAATCTCTTCATCTAAAAATTCATATAAGTTAGTAATAGATAGGACTCTGGACCGAGAACAGACCCCAGAATACAATGTCACCATAACAGCCACTGACAGGGGCAAGccgcccctctcct
This Neomonachus schauinslandi unplaced genomic scaffold, ASM220157v2 HiC_scaffold_7604, whole genome shotgun sequence DNA region includes the following protein-coding sequences:
- the LOC123324027 gene encoding protocadherin gamma-B5-like; the encoded protein is HSPKFTQTSFDLQISESTVPGTRFILETAEDADIGLNALQLYKLSLSPIFSLINKEKQDGSKYPELALEKRLDREQQSYHRLVLTALDGGDPPFSGTTELRIQVTDANDNPPVFNQDVYRVSLRENVPPGTVVVQVSATDQDEGVNSEITYSFYRTGQVFSLNSKSGEITTRKSLDFEEIKEYSIVVEGRDGGGLAAQCTIEINIQDENDNRPEVTFHSLAEMILENARPGTLIALIKIHDRDSGENGEVNCRLEGEVPFQIISSSKNSYKLVIDRTLDREQTPEYNVTITATDRGKPPLSSSTSVTLIITDVNDNAPVFHQASYVVHVMENNPPGASIAQVSASDPDLGPHGRVSYSIVASDLE